A DNA window from Anastrepha obliqua isolate idAnaObli1 chromosome 5, idAnaObli1_1.0, whole genome shotgun sequence contains the following coding sequences:
- the LOC129247495 gene encoding uncharacterized protein LOC129247495 isoform X2 has translation MSKKCGVRSLSDSALAELANQIVSTIGYAKYAPDVVLDIDIVMVDINQYLEQTGATWNIYQDLLRVILSSDYLDANMRFTCLQMLLNGSVSFLVTEVFPFSYYEKILQVIAAQGTGLRVLNLKGVWVKEEHMHYLFEIVRKCTHLTKLFVPYIANDDLLEVIAKHCRQLQVLDISGETDITEIGVEFLSHGMCSEKLTVVDIGMPGEENICYSDISLILEHCPNVETLSTYSFVGASLKFVHDNIDEDFRCKLRYLHDTGTDEETLRVIVKTCPHLESLYLDTPKPGALSVLGNIFLRKLKIYKFSCVEVMEVLDKIGRNLNHLTMIKGVGHLEISKLVRICPMLIDLDCYMMDGLSYTKDVNRFECLEGLEMLSSPMSNASLKMLICSCRQLKRLAVDSINFTDEDIVNIFVEHDFNELEDIWFTLAPNLTVQSIEILMDRCPELQTVGQLSGWSLTPDDLALIRGLLKSGNSCLRLQ, from the exons ATGTCGAAAAAGTGCGGTGTTCGTTCGCTGAGCGATAGCGCTTTGGCCGAGTTGGCCAACCAGATTGTGTCGACGATCGGCTATGCCAAGTACGCGCCCGATGTTGTACTGGACATTGACATCGTGATGGTCGACATCAACCAATACCTCGAGCAGACGGGCGCCACCTGGAATATTTACCAAGACCTGTTGCGCGTCATACTCAGCTCCGATTATCTGGACGCCAATATGCGTTTCACCTGCTTGCAAATGCTGCTCAACGGCAGCGTATCGTTCTTAGTAACCGAAGTCTTTCCCTTTTCCTACTATGAAAAGATTCTGCAAGTGATTGCCGCACAGGGTACCGGCCTGCGCGTACTCAATTTGAAGGGGGTGTGGGTCAAGGAGGAGCACATGCATTACCTTTTCGAAATCGTGCGCAAATGCACGCATCTAACCAAGTTGTTTGTGCCCTACATCGCTAATGATGATCTCTTGGAGGTGATTGCCAAGCACTGCCGGCAGTTGCAGGTGTTGGACATCTCTGGCGAGACGGATATCACTGAGATCGGCGTTGAGTTTCTTAGTCATGGCATGTGCAGCGAGAAACTAACGGTTGTGGATATCGGCATGCCTGGTGAGGAGAACATTTGTTACTCGGATATTTCACTTATATTGGAGCACTGTCCCAATGTGGAGACGCTCTCCACTTACTCGTTTGTTGGCGCTTCGCTGAAGTTTGTGCATGACAACATTGACGAGGATTTCCGGTGCAAGCTGCGCTACTTACACGACACTGGCACAGATGAGGAGACGCTGCGTGTGATTGTTAAGACATGCCCACACTTGGAATCGCTTTATCTGGACACGCCCAAACCGGGTGCACTATCAGTACTTGGCAATATATTTTTGCGAAAgttaaaaatctataaattttccTGCGTTGAAGTGATGGAGGTGCTCGATAAAATCGGCCGAAATCTCAACCACCTGACCATGATTAAGGGTGTCGGGCATTTGGAAATAAGTAAACTAGTGCGCATTTGTCCAATGCTGATTGACTTGGACTGCTACATGATGGACGGGCTGTCCTACACAAAGGATGTCAACCGGTTTGAGTGTTTGGAAGGCTTGGAAATGCTCAGTAGCCCTATGTCGAATGCCTCACTGAAGATGCTTATATGCAGTTGTAGACAGCTGAAGCGCTTGGCTGTGGACAGTATTAACTTCACGGATGAAGATATTGTAAA caTATTTGTGGAGCATGATTTCAATGAACTGGAGGATATCTGGTTTACATTGGCGCCAAATTTGACGGTTCAATCAATTGAG ATTCTTATGGATCGCTGTCCGGAACTACAAACGGTTGGACAACTGAGTGGATGGTCGTTGACTCCAGATGATTTGGCGTTGATACGAGGGTTACTGAAGAGCGGAAATTCCTGTCTT CGACTGCAGTAA
- the LOC129247495 gene encoding uncharacterized protein LOC129247495 isoform X1, translating to MSKKCGVRSLSDSALAELANQIVSTIGYAKYAPDVVLDIDIVMVDINQYLEQTGATWNIYQDLLRVILSSDYLDANMRFTCLQMLLNGSVSFLVTEVFPFSYYEKILQVIAAQGTGLRVLNLKGVWVKEEHMHYLFEIVRKCTHLTKLFVPYIANDDLLEVIAKHCRQLQVLDISGETDITEIGVEFLSHGMCSEKLTVVDIGMPGEENICYSDISLILEHCPNVETLSTYSFVGASLKFVHDNIDEDFRCKLRYLHDTGTDEETLRVIVKTCPHLESLYLDTPKPGALSVLGNIFLRKLKIYKFSCVEVMEVLDKIGRNLNHLTMIKGVGHLEISKLVRICPMLIDLDCYMMDGLSYTKDVNRFECLEGLEMLSSPMSNASLKMLICSCRQLKRLAVDSINFTDEDIVNIFVEHDFNELEDIWFTLAPNLTVQSIEILMDRCPELQTVGQLSGWSLTPDDLALIRGLLKSGNSCLVLTPNGFFP from the exons ATGTCGAAAAAGTGCGGTGTTCGTTCGCTGAGCGATAGCGCTTTGGCCGAGTTGGCCAACCAGATTGTGTCGACGATCGGCTATGCCAAGTACGCGCCCGATGTTGTACTGGACATTGACATCGTGATGGTCGACATCAACCAATACCTCGAGCAGACGGGCGCCACCTGGAATATTTACCAAGACCTGTTGCGCGTCATACTCAGCTCCGATTATCTGGACGCCAATATGCGTTTCACCTGCTTGCAAATGCTGCTCAACGGCAGCGTATCGTTCTTAGTAACCGAAGTCTTTCCCTTTTCCTACTATGAAAAGATTCTGCAAGTGATTGCCGCACAGGGTACCGGCCTGCGCGTACTCAATTTGAAGGGGGTGTGGGTCAAGGAGGAGCACATGCATTACCTTTTCGAAATCGTGCGCAAATGCACGCATCTAACCAAGTTGTTTGTGCCCTACATCGCTAATGATGATCTCTTGGAGGTGATTGCCAAGCACTGCCGGCAGTTGCAGGTGTTGGACATCTCTGGCGAGACGGATATCACTGAGATCGGCGTTGAGTTTCTTAGTCATGGCATGTGCAGCGAGAAACTAACGGTTGTGGATATCGGCATGCCTGGTGAGGAGAACATTTGTTACTCGGATATTTCACTTATATTGGAGCACTGTCCCAATGTGGAGACGCTCTCCACTTACTCGTTTGTTGGCGCTTCGCTGAAGTTTGTGCATGACAACATTGACGAGGATTTCCGGTGCAAGCTGCGCTACTTACACGACACTGGCACAGATGAGGAGACGCTGCGTGTGATTGTTAAGACATGCCCACACTTGGAATCGCTTTATCTGGACACGCCCAAACCGGGTGCACTATCAGTACTTGGCAATATATTTTTGCGAAAgttaaaaatctataaattttccTGCGTTGAAGTGATGGAGGTGCTCGATAAAATCGGCCGAAATCTCAACCACCTGACCATGATTAAGGGTGTCGGGCATTTGGAAATAAGTAAACTAGTGCGCATTTGTCCAATGCTGATTGACTTGGACTGCTACATGATGGACGGGCTGTCCTACACAAAGGATGTCAACCGGTTTGAGTGTTTGGAAGGCTTGGAAATGCTCAGTAGCCCTATGTCGAATGCCTCACTGAAGATGCTTATATGCAGTTGTAGACAGCTGAAGCGCTTGGCTGTGGACAGTATTAACTTCACGGATGAAGATATTGTAAA caTATTTGTGGAGCATGATTTCAATGAACTGGAGGATATCTGGTTTACATTGGCGCCAAATTTGACGGTTCAATCAATTGAG ATTCTTATGGATCGCTGTCCGGAACTACAAACGGTTGGACAACTGAGTGGATGGTCGTTGACTCCAGATGATTTGGCGTTGATACGAGGGTTACTGAAGAGCGGAAATTCCTGTCTTGTACTTACACCCAATGGCTTTTTCCCTTGA